The candidate division KSB1 bacterium genome includes a region encoding these proteins:
- a CDS encoding c-type cytochrome, translating to MGPQLTSALGYLFVIIAAIQVWLMLEVTGRQKPKFNPEKLSLLHRINGYLFVAIYLVMLVIMTRKVIQANVPLDAKSIIHWVLAISLLPLLFVKILIVRFYPKAFNHVLPMGVSILIISITLVTITGGYYFLKSLTGKYISSIDPSAAYLDIDVGRELVIQKCNKCHDLTRVFAMVKTPEGWQETVNRMQERDPTWLAPDQVEQIVYFLSERQNINKTEQVTPVQVETMLLTKCSKCHNLDRAFAQRRTEHEWKILVKRMSVRHRSWINDAEAQLIGDYLAKIYGTKTDGEVTPAAAATTKPAKPAAPPKPIDFTELFKKNGCVFCHGEDGAGVASGTPDWTDPEWQQSRTDEQLIETITNGKDTRMPKFGTTLTADEIKAAVKFVRGFEGKE from the coding sequence ATGGGTCCACAACTCACTTCGGCGCTGGGTTATTTGTTCGTGATCATTGCAGCAATTCAAGTCTGGCTGATGTTGGAGGTCACCGGCCGACAGAAACCAAAATTCAACCCCGAGAAACTTTCGCTGCTGCACCGCATCAACGGCTATCTTTTTGTGGCCATTTACCTCGTTATGCTCGTCATCATGACGCGCAAGGTGATTCAAGCGAACGTGCCACTCGATGCAAAGTCGATCATTCACTGGGTGTTGGCCATCTCGCTTCTGCCGTTGCTGTTCGTGAAAATTTTAATCGTGCGTTTCTATCCCAAAGCCTTCAATCACGTTTTGCCGATGGGCGTGAGTATTTTAATCATCTCCATCACGTTGGTCACCATCACCGGCGGTTACTATTTTCTCAAAAGCCTGACCGGGAAATACATTAGCAGCATCGATCCCTCCGCCGCTTATCTCGATATTGACGTGGGCCGCGAGCTGGTCATCCAAAAATGCAACAAGTGCCACGATCTCACGCGCGTTTTCGCGATGGTCAAGACGCCGGAAGGCTGGCAGGAAACGGTGAATCGCATGCAGGAACGCGATCCCACCTGGCTGGCGCCAGATCAAGTGGAGCAGATCGTCTATTTTCTCAGCGAGCGGCAAAACATCAACAAGACCGAGCAGGTAACACCGGTGCAGGTCGAGACCATGCTGCTCACCAAATGCTCGAAATGCCACAATCTCGACCGCGCCTTTGCGCAGCGCCGCACCGAGCACGAGTGGAAAATTCTCGTCAAGCGCATGTCGGTGCGCCATCGCAGTTGGATCAACGATGCGGAGGCGCAGCTTATCGGCGATTACTTGGCGAAGATTTACGGCACGAAAACCGACGGTGAAGTGACGCCGGCAGCCGCTGCGACAACGAAACCGGCCAAGCCCGCCGCGCCGCCGAAGCCGATTGACTTCACCGAGTTGTTCAAAAAGAATGGCTGCGTGTTTTGTCACGGGGAAGACGGCGCCGGTGTAGCCTCAGGTACTCCGGATTGGACGGACCCCGAATGGCAGCAGTCGCGCACCGATGAACAATTGATTGAAACCATCACCAACGGCAAAGACACGCGCATGCCGAAATTCGGGACGACCTTGACCGCCGATGAAATCAAGGCTGCGGTTAAATTCG
- a CDS encoding DUF4390 domain-containing protein → MRRFVKIKILFFLLLAAPAMAQTPRIVSLAAKPLDRNLAVVVHLAEVFSPKITGTIRSGMPAVIRFDFRLIEEPDREVQQAARSLHILYDLWNERYRLQFNGRERFVSGFAEMQKICETIADSSLLPLNRLSAQKSYRLRLQVAVIPISTRQSQQLQDWLEASDATEESAPGEDRAAGFRFNISKFLSFFVGKKQRSFGASEWVASPPFRLEQQ, encoded by the coding sequence ATGCGCCGCTTCGTGAAAATAAAAATTTTGTTCTTTCTACTGCTTGCCGCGCCAGCGATGGCGCAGACGCCGCGCATCGTTTCTCTGGCCGCCAAACCCCTCGACCGCAATCTCGCGGTTGTTGTGCACCTCGCTGAGGTATTCTCGCCCAAAATCACCGGCACGATTCGCAGCGGCATGCCGGCCGTCATCCGTTTTGATTTTCGTTTGATCGAAGAGCCGGATCGTGAAGTGCAGCAGGCGGCGCGGTCGCTGCACATCCTTTATGATCTGTGGAACGAGCGTTATCGGCTGCAATTCAACGGTCGCGAGCGATTCGTTTCCGGCTTTGCCGAGATGCAAAAAATTTGTGAAACCATCGCCGATTCAAGTTTGCTGCCGCTCAATCGGCTGTCTGCGCAAAAAAGTTACCGCCTGCGTTTGCAGGTTGCCGTCATTCCGATCAGCACGCGACAAAGCCAGCAACTGCAAGATTGGCTCGAAGCCTCCGATGCAACAGAAGAGTCGGCCCCCGGCGAAGATCGCGCCGCCGGATTCCGTTTTAACATCAGCAAATTTCTTTCCTTCTTCGTTGGAAAAAAGCAGCGGTCTTTCGGCGCTTCCGAGTGGGTTGCTTCGCCGCCGTTTCGTTTAGAGCAACAATGA
- a CDS encoding BamA/TamA family outer membrane protein encodes MKFSIPQKSGVCLLLAVLLMAPSVLSQELVIERIDILGARKTKPHVIHRYLNFREGDRITPGLIDDNFQALLATNFFKQVKFSTAPGSEKEKVIVIIEVQERRLPTLEFAGGYSELDGWYISPIGVRYDNLLGTGHDLGLRLIIGDRAGGANFRFVQPEVLKRRLNFQVDFDVLGRDVIHYFDRREAFQRVSSGSLRFGLGGARGLAKYFSAGYQATTFEPDSTANFVARDSATSSFPLVIAQSLGKKKLSLFWLRLHADTRDNTFFPRHGLWGAFTIEAADESFGGELKFTRAILDGRWYQNLGAGVLALRLKTATTSQTTPFYERFYLGGAYSLRGFAERSLTPVGYGTRLFLGSVEWRIPFGGRNPQKPGLIGAVFFDAGSIGTPATKRRHDKTFTTLGFGFRWKIPVVGLLRFDFAYPTKRPDDFRFHLAVGHPF; translated from the coding sequence ATGAAATTTTCAATTCCCCAAAAATCCGGCGTTTGTCTTCTTCTCGCGGTTTTGCTCATGGCGCCGTCGGTTCTCTCGCAAGAGCTTGTCATCGAGCGGATCGATATTCTCGGCGCGCGCAAAACCAAACCGCACGTTATTCACCGGTATTTGAATTTTCGCGAGGGGGATCGCATTACACCCGGGCTGATTGATGATAATTTTCAAGCCTTGCTCGCCACTAATTTTTTTAAACAGGTCAAATTTAGCACCGCGCCGGGCAGCGAAAAGGAAAAAGTGATCGTTATAATCGAAGTGCAGGAGCGCCGGTTGCCGACGCTGGAGTTTGCCGGCGGTTACAGTGAGCTTGACGGCTGGTACATTTCTCCCATCGGCGTACGCTACGACAATCTTTTGGGCACCGGCCACGATCTCGGCTTGCGTTTGATCATCGGTGACCGCGCTGGCGGCGCGAATTTCCGTTTCGTTCAACCTGAAGTTTTAAAGCGCCGCTTAAACTTTCAAGTCGACTTCGATGTGCTTGGCCGTGACGTGATTCATTACTTCGACCGGCGTGAGGCGTTTCAGCGGGTTTCATCCGGGAGTTTGCGCTTCGGCCTCGGCGGCGCGCGCGGCCTGGCCAAATATTTTTCCGCCGGCTATCAAGCCACCACCTTTGAGCCGGACAGCACGGCGAATTTTGTTGCGCGGGACAGCGCGACGAGCTCCTTTCCGCTGGTCATTGCCCAAAGCCTCGGCAAAAAAAAGCTCAGCCTGTTCTGGCTGCGACTGCACGCCGATACGCGCGATAATACTTTTTTTCCGCGTCATGGCCTTTGGGGCGCGTTCACCATTGAAGCTGCTGATGAGAGTTTTGGCGGAGAACTAAAATTCACTCGCGCTATTTTAGACGGCCGTTGGTATCAAAATCTCGGCGCCGGTGTGCTGGCGTTGCGTTTAAAAACGGCGACAACTTCTCAGACAACGCCATTTTACGAACGTTTTTATCTCGGCGGCGCCTACTCGTTGCGCGGCTTTGCCGAGCGCAGCTTGACGCCGGTGGGATATGGAACGCGGCTTTTTCTCGGCAGCGTCGAATGGCGGATTCCATTTGGCGGCCGCAACCCGCAAAAGCCGGGGCTGATCGGTGCGGTCTTTTTTGACGCCGGCAGTATCGGCACGCCGGCAACAAAACGCCGCCACGACAAGACCTTCACCACCTTGGGCTTCGGCTTCCGCTGGAAAATTCCGGTTGTCGGTTTGCTGCGCTTTGACTTTGCTTATCCGACGAAACGGCCGGATGATTTCAGATTTCATCTTGCCGTCGGACATCCATTTTGA
- a CDS encoding alkaline phosphatase D family protein yields MLLFIQSLFAQKLTHGPFAGGVTPASARFYVRVDTTARVNVELSTSQNFSASLFGSERVAEAANDFAVLIDATNLVADILYFYRAVVNGAPVGEVRQFRTFPPPGARVPFLFTFGSCQQNRPWQNSPGAGRVFTQMANDRPCFFLQIGDWGYPDTTDTMKDSTRFFSLDMSRIQESYRAKYDSTYALQRLLRVAPVDYVYDDHDYMNNNASAFTANDAARAREIPAPPQARLNSIRGYQQLFPGYPLANPNGGIWHKFTYGNADFFMLDTRSQRSPNMNALRRNPATGKFEFIPDNQRHSILAGDSTLFGENQRQWLQRELRASTADWKFVVTSVPFNRSLRRALDLALAAQDSVVFVPGFGQVTGLFIAVELLDKWIGFEKEQQELLRFIFENRIKNVIILSGDTHTAAIDDGANAGVPEIMAGGLDITNSRIVALLELLGVRIWNRGGQTLMSSNFNNAYGRLTVFAADSVRMEIVDEFGSVLARHVVLDGSLPVNVTSPKSEVTKDFTLSSTYPNPLRAAGSKTITQSRYSLPAEAVVTAAVYDFLGRRVRSLQNGKQPAGAHVLLWDGKNDFGATMPNGIYLLSMKIVFQNGRQQTATQKIALIK; encoded by the coding sequence ATGTTACTCTTCATCCAGTCGTTGTTTGCGCAGAAACTCACGCACGGTCCCTTCGCCGGCGGCGTCACGCCGGCTTCGGCGCGCTTTTATGTGCGGGTGGATACGACGGCGAGAGTCAACGTTGAACTTTCAACTTCCCAAAACTTTTCAGCGAGTTTATTTGGCAGCGAGCGGGTTGCCGAGGCGGCGAATGATTTTGCCGTGCTGATCGATGCCACTAATCTCGTCGCCGATATACTGTATTTTTACCGCGCCGTGGTCAATGGCGCGCCGGTTGGCGAGGTTCGTCAATTTCGCACCTTTCCGCCGCCGGGCGCGCGCGTGCCTTTTCTTTTTACCTTTGGCTCGTGCCAACAAAACCGCCCGTGGCAAAATTCTCCGGGCGCCGGACGGGTTTTCACCCAAATGGCAAACGATCGGCCGTGCTTCTTTTTGCAAATCGGCGATTGGGGCTATCCCGACACCACCGACACGATGAAAGACTCGACGCGATTTTTCAGCTTGGACATGAGCCGCATCCAAGAGAGTTATCGTGCCAAATACGATTCCACTTATGCGCTGCAGCGGCTGCTGCGGGTGGCGCCGGTTGATTATGTGTACGACGATCACGATTATATGAACAACAATGCCTCGGCGTTTACGGCCAACGACGCGGCGCGCGCCCGTGAGATTCCGGCGCCGCCGCAGGCGCGGTTGAACAGCATTCGCGGTTATCAACAACTCTTTCCCGGCTATCCACTCGCCAATCCCAACGGCGGCATCTGGCACAAGTTTACGTATGGCAACGCCGATTTTTTCATGCTCGATACGCGCTCGCAGCGCAGCCCCAACATGAATGCCTTGCGCCGAAATCCGGCAACCGGCAAGTTTGAATTTATCCCGGATAATCAGCGGCATTCGATTTTGGCCGGAGATTCAACGCTGTTCGGCGAAAATCAACGCCAGTGGCTGCAACGGGAATTGCGCGCTTCAACAGCGGATTGGAAGTTTGTTGTCACTTCGGTGCCTTTTAATCGCAGCTTGCGGCGGGCGCTCGATTTGGCTTTGGCAGCGCAAGACAGTGTGGTTTTTGTTCCCGGCTTTGGGCAGGTGACGGGCCTCTTCATCGCCGTCGAACTGCTCGACAAATGGATCGGATTTGAAAAGGAGCAACAAGAGCTGTTGCGTTTTATTTTTGAAAATCGAATTAAAAATGTGATCATACTCAGCGGAGACACGCACACGGCGGCGATTGACGACGGCGCCAACGCCGGTGTGCCAGAAATCATGGCCGGCGGGCTTGACATCACAAATTCGAGAATCGTCGCGCTCTTGGAGCTTTTGGGCGTTCGAATTTGGAATCGCGGCGGCCAAACCTTGATGAGCTCGAATTTCAACAACGCTTATGGCCGCCTCACTGTTTTTGCCGCCGATTCGGTACGAATGGAAATCGTCGATGAATTTGGCAGCGTGCTCGCGCGCCACGTCGTTCTCGACGGCTCGCTGCCGGTTAATGTCACAAGTCCAAAGTCCGAGGTCACAAAAGATTTTACTTTGTCATCGACTTATCCCAATCCGCTGCGAGCCGCCGGTTCGAAGACGATCACACAATCGCGCTACTCTTTGCCAGCCGAAGCTGTTGTGACCGCGGCGGTTTACGATTTTCTTGGCCGCCGCGTGCGTTCATTGCAAAACGGCAAACAACCGGCCGGCGCCCATGTTTTGCTTTGGGATGGCAAAAACGACTTCGGCGCGACGATGCCCAATGGAATTTATTTGCTGTCGATGAAGATTGTTTTTCAAAACGGCCGGCAACAAACAGCGACGCAGAAGATTGCCTTGATCAAATAA
- a CDS encoding helix-hairpin-helix domain-containing protein: MIGHDPISGNGQRGPHLAITADLRERASGIPRALSEKGLEVRLKRLEVGDYLLTPKIAIERKTMADFIQSIFDKRLFAQVGALRMNFPCPILLIEKCDTPSREIHPSALRGAMLYVSVLNRIPILHSENSAETIELLLAMAQLVHRDKAQEFSLHAKRRSSSPATTQRYILETIPGIGPNLAKSLLKQFGSLQAVFSAAPKELMEVAGIGRNKAEKIRTLLQRDYRQ, translated from the coding sequence ATGATTGGTCACGATCCAATATCCGGAAACGGACAACGAGGACCTCATCTCGCCATCACCGCAGATCTGCGCGAGCGCGCCTCCGGTATTCCTCGCGCCCTCAGTGAAAAAGGGTTGGAAGTGCGGCTCAAGCGTTTGGAAGTCGGAGATTATCTGTTGACGCCGAAAATCGCCATCGAGCGCAAAACCATGGCGGATTTCATTCAATCCATTTTTGACAAACGGCTGTTTGCGCAAGTCGGTGCACTCCGCATGAATTTCCCTTGCCCGATTTTGCTGATTGAAAAATGTGACACCCCCAGCCGCGAAATTCATCCGAGCGCGCTGCGCGGGGCCATGCTTTACGTGTCCGTGCTCAATCGCATTCCGATTCTGCATTCCGAAAACTCCGCCGAGACGATAGAACTGTTGCTGGCGATGGCGCAGCTCGTGCACCGCGACAAAGCGCAGGAGTTTTCGTTGCACGCCAAGCGTCGATCCTCCTCGCCGGCAACGACGCAACGATATATTCTCGAGACCATCCCGGGAATCGGACCGAATCTGGCCAAATCCCTGCTCAAACAATTTGGCAGCCTGCAAGCGGTTTTCAGCGCGGCGCCGAAGGAGCTGATGGAAGTTGCCGGTATCGGCCGCAACAAAGCGGAAAAGATCCGGACGCTTTTGCAGCGTGATTATCGGCAATAA
- a CDS encoding VanZ family protein, whose protein sequence is MKPSKTGDQWRDANRAATGMLFLLCAFFILYQTAIPFRVDLTLSGLRHRGERSEWIPFMDNDGGLLSLADAAGNILLFVPFGFFLQHWRMLRRTREAGDNISVRPSLLAGLLYSGAIEILQLALDRRITSVNDLMMNFTGASIGVKLALAKPGLIGATRNKIRRIFDTRRLIVAWFTVLLAQTLIALPPFDFTLKQENFQRQILRWQYSWQNLASLWKTSANGIDLLQDFPHHRALAVTLLATGGCSILLGSFGLLCRRRYKSVSPRLIWIITLATLGFYPVLTLLQFTVQSARPFVLFPIVGIGGVILGMLFMLIVLQLGSKLKRHPQL, encoded by the coding sequence GTGAAGCCCTCGAAAACCGGCGATCAATGGCGAGATGCCAACCGCGCCGCAACAGGTATGTTATTCCTGCTGTGCGCGTTTTTTATTCTTTATCAAACCGCAATTCCATTTCGAGTCGATCTAACACTCTCCGGTTTGCGTCATCGCGGTGAGCGCAGCGAATGGATTCCGTTTATGGATAACGATGGCGGCTTGCTTTCGCTCGCCGATGCCGCCGGCAACATTTTATTATTTGTGCCGTTCGGATTTTTTTTACAGCATTGGCGGATGCTTCGCCGCACCCGCGAAGCGGGCGATAACATCAGTGTGCGCCCCTCCCTGCTCGCAGGTTTGCTTTACAGCGGTGCAATTGAAATTTTGCAGTTGGCTTTGGACCGCCGGATAACCTCGGTGAATGATCTGATGATGAATTTCACCGGCGCCTCTATCGGCGTTAAACTCGCGCTGGCTAAACCTGGATTGATCGGCGCGACGCGAAACAAGATTCGGCGTATTTTTGACACGCGCCGGTTAATTGTCGCTTGGTTCACAGTTTTGCTGGCGCAAACTTTGATCGCGCTGCCGCCTTTTGATTTTACACTGAAACAAGAAAACTTTCAGCGCCAAATCCTGCGGTGGCAATACTCCTGGCAAAATTTGGCGAGCTTATGGAAAACTTCGGCAAACGGAATTGACTTGTTGCAAGACTTTCCGCATCATCGGGCTTTGGCGGTGACTCTGCTTGCGACCGGTGGCTGCAGTATTCTGCTCGGGTCGTTTGGCCTGCTTTGCCGCCGTCGTTACAAATCTGTTTCGCCGCGATTAATTTGGATCATCACACTGGCGACGCTCGGCTTCTATCCGGTCTTAACTCTTTTGCAATTCACAGTCCAATCAGCGCGACCTTTTGTGCTTTTTCCGATTGTCGGAATTGGCGGAGTCATTTTAGGGATGCTGTTCATGCTGATCGTCTTGCAGTTAGGTTCGAAACTAAAACGCCATCCGCAACTTTAA